Proteins from a single region of Argiope bruennichi chromosome 6, qqArgBrue1.1, whole genome shotgun sequence:
- the LOC129971814 gene encoding uncharacterized protein LOC129971814, with protein MTSFGATEIVRNTNANGQQFNSTFKIRGQVYHKMGSLLPMPNEPHKFLQIYFMGGEDSGSALANRVNARCDYNNLDSLYARRIVSELDALLNEHNELLKIFKSHMHQLQSDNHAIVINPDKTPAGEHIRRFNAPVVDDVAGIMVGDCTAAREILIRRRNNNLQFIADTHRSDDALQYPLIFWKGQDGYCINIKQRDPVSGAETNRNVSSKDYYAYRLMIRRGLDNVILRCRELCQQFMVDMYAKIESERLRYLRYNQQKLRAEEYIHLRDAINNNADVAEIGNHVILPSSYVGSPRHMQEYIQDALTFVREYGRPCLFITFTCNPKWPEITSLLLPGQNAIHRHDITARVFRQKLKSLISFIAKSHVFGPTRCWMYSVEWQKRGLPHAHILVWFIDKIRPEEIDSIISAEIPDPSTDQLLFDIVTTNMIHGPCGTLNSSSPCMADGKCTKNLPKDFTNDTVTNVDGYPIYRRRNPENGGQSFIKNIINTDIDIDNRWVVPYSPLLSKTYNAHINVEFCSSVKSIKYICKYVHKGSDMAVFRVENTNVNAPPVNKNDEITLYQIGRYISSNEAAWRIFGFPIHERDPAVVQLAIHLENGHRVFFTNETAIDRAINPPKTTLTAFFELCNRADDFGAFARTLLYSQVPRYFTWTQTKTWMPRKQGSPVAACLNLFKSNALGRLFTVNPRHTECFYLRLLLVNVTGPLSFQDIRKVNGQRYPTYKDACLALGLLEDDNQWECMLAEAALNCTAIQIRLLFAIVLTTCFPARAQILWENHKDSMTDDILHQHRIRCHDLTITFSDEMYNEALIAIEDLCIVIANLPLSNFGMNSPNRTASVEMAAIVARNVPLMNEEQRTIYDRIMLAVSAGQGGFFFLDAPGGTGKTFVISLILAEIRSNNGIALAVASSGIAATLLDGGRTAHSVFKLPLNIQNNPDAVCNIKKQSSMATVLKRCKIIIWDDCTMAHKHSLEALNRTLKDIKNSDKLFGGTLLVLSGDFRQTLPVIPRSTYADEINACLKSSPLWRNVEKLQLKINMRVQML; from the exons ATGACATCGTTCGGAGCAACAGAAATAGTTCGAAATACTAATGCAAATGGTCAACAATTCAATTCTACATTCAAAATCAGAGGCCAAGTTTATCATAAAATGGGCTCACTGCTGCCAATGCCAAACGAACCACATAAATTCTTACAAATCTACTTTATGGGCGGCGAGGATTCCGGAAGCGCACTTGCCAATCGCGTGAATGCACGTTGTGATTATAATAACCTTGATTCACTTTATGCCAGACGCATCGTCAGCGAGCTAGATGCTCTTTTGAACGAGCACAACGAgttgttgaaaatattcaaatcacaTATGCACCAATTACAAAGCGATAATCACGCTATCGTCATTAATCCTGATAAAACACCAGCTGGAGAGCATATTCGTAGATTCAATGCACCCGTTGTTGATGATGTTGCTGGAATCATGGTTGGCGATTGTACAGCTGCACGAGAAATTCTGATTcgtagaagaaataataatcttcAGTTCATTGCTGACACACATCGTTCAGATGACGCTCTCCAATATCCGCTAATATTCTGGAAGGGACAAGACGGATATTGCATAAACATAAAACAACGAGATCCCGTATCAG GAGCTGAAACAAACAGGAACGTTAGCTCAAAGGATTATTATGCGTACCGATTAATGATTAGACGTGGCCTGGACAACGTCATTTTACGATGTCGTGAGCTTTGTCAACAATTCATGGTCGACATGTACGCGAAGATTGAGAGCGAACGACTACGATACTTACGATATAATCAACAAAAGCTGCGCGCGGAAGAGTACATTCATTTGCGAGACGCTATCAACAACAACGCCGACGTCGCCGAAATTGGTAACCATGTCATTTTACCATCATCGTACGTAGGCAGTCCACGTCATATGCAAGAATATATACAGGATGCTCTGACTTTCGTGCGCGAATATGGACGACCATGTTTATTTATCACGTTCACATGTAATCCAAAATGGCCAGAGATTACATCTTTGCTACTGCCTGGCCAAAATGCAATACATCGCCATGACATTACAGCACGTGTGTTCAGACAAAAGTTGAAGTCTTTAATAAGTTTCATTGCTAAATCACATGTATTTGGTCCCACACGTTGCTGGATGTATTCGGTTGAGTGGCAAAAGCGAGGATTACCTCATGCACACATTTTGGTTTGGTTCATCGACAAAATCCGTCCTGAAGAAATCGATAGTATCATTTCTGCGGAAATTCCAGATCCATCCACTGACCAACTGCTGTTTGATATTGTTACAACAAACATGATTCATGGTCCATGTGGTACTCTTAATAGTTCATCGCCTTGCATGGCTGATggaaaatgtactaaaaatttgcCTAAAGATTTTACCAATGATACGGTCACAAATGTCGACGGATACCCAATATATCGTCGAAGAAATCCTGAAAATGGCGGacagtcatttattaaaaatatcatcaacacAGACATTGATATTGACAATCGTTGGGTGGTGCCATATTCGCCTCTGCTGAGCAAGACATATAATGCTCATATTAATGTTGAGTTCTGCAGTTCTGTGAAGAGCATCAAATACATTTGCAAGTATGTCCATAAAGGCAGTGATATGGCTGTGTTTAGAGTGGAAAATACTAATGTGAATGCTCCTCCAGTGAATAAAAACGATGAAATAACGCTCTACCAAATTGGTCGGTACATCAGCTCCAATGAAGCTGCTTGGCGTATCTTTGGTTTTCCAATTCATGAACGGGATCCAGCAGTTGTTCAGTTAGCCATCCATCTTGAAAACGGTCATCGTGTATTTTTCACGAACGAGACAGCGATTGATCGTGCAATAAATCCACCTAAAACTACACTCACTGCATTTTTTGAATTGTGTAATCGTGCGGATGATTTTGGTGCCTTTGCACGAACATTACTCTATTCACAAGTACCACGCTATTTCACATGGACTCAAACAAAAACATGGATGCCCCGCAAGCAAGGCTCACCAGTTGCTGCATgtctcaatttatttaaatcaaacgcCTTGGGGCGATTATTTACAGTCAATCCAAGACACACGGAGTGCTTTTATCTTCGACTGTTGTTGGTTAATGTTACTGGCCCATTATCATTTCAAGATATACGTAAAGTGAATGGGCAACGATATCCAACGTATAAAGATGCATGCCTTGCACTCGGCTTGCTGGAAGACGACAACCAGTGGGAATGCATGCTTGCTGAAGCTGCATTGAACTGTACAGCAATACAAATTCGTCTACTATTCGCTATAGTGTTGACTACATGTTTCCCAGCCCGAGCACAGATATTATGGGAAAATCACAAAGATTCAATGACTGATGATATATTGCATCAACATCGTATACGGTGCCACGATCTAACCATAACATTCAGCGACGAAATGTACAATGAAGCATTGATTGCTATTGAGGATCTTTGCATTGTCATTGCCAACTTACCACTTAGTAATTTCGGTATGAATTCGCCAAATCGAACTGCATCTGTAGAAATGGCAGCGATTGTTGCCCGCAATGTCCCACTAATGAATGAGGAACAAAGAACCATTTATGATCGCATTATGCTCGCAGTTTCAGCTGGACAAGGTGGGTTCTTCTTTTTGGATGCACCGGGTGGAACTGGCAAAACATTCGTTATTTCGCTAATTCTTGCTGAAATACGATCAAATAATGGCATCGCATTGGCCGTTGCATCATCGGGCATTGCAGCAACTTTATTGGATGGAGGTAGAACAGCTCATTCAGTATTTAAGCTGCcactaaatattcagaataaccCTGACGCAGTATGCAACATTAAGAAACAATCGTCCATGGCCACTGTgctgaaacggtgtaaaattattatttgggatGATTGTACTATGGCACACAAACATTCACTTGAGGCGTTGAACAGGacattgaaagatattaaaaacagtGACAAACTATTTGGCGGAACTCTGTTGGTCCTTTCAGGTGATTTCAGACAAACACTTCCAGTCATTCCACGTTCAAcatacgctgatgagatcaacgcttgcttaaAATCATCTCCattgtggcgtaatgttgaaaaattacagctaaaaataaatatgcgcgTTCAAATGCTTTAA
- the LOC129971813 gene encoding uncharacterized protein LOC129971813, with translation MPRKRKGADLSRSTSKARNLRNSRSERTEEQIQQQNTDARVRMAQLHQEEPEDTRAERNEVRRLEQRQSRRFTVNRRRINDQQRQQVHRAFISDSFLRLAFQYEPDIEYYAHSKVVIGAMDKECPHCHALKFKNEPAGMCCASGKVQNH, from the coding sequence ATGCCAAGAAAACGCAAAGGGGCTGATTTGAGCCGCAGTACAAGTAAAGCTCGAAACTTGCGAAATAGCAGATCCGAAAGAACAGAAGAACAAATCCAGCAACAAAATACTGATGCACGTGTCAGAATGGCGCAATTGCATCAAGAAGAGCCAGAAGATACACGAGCTGAACGCAATGAAGTCAGAAGATTAGAACAACGACAATCACGCCGTTTCACAGTCAATAGACGAAGAATAAATGACCAACAACGACAACAGGTACATCGAGCATTTATATCTGATTCATTCCTGCGTCTAGCATTCCAGTATGAGCCCGATATTGAATATTATGCTCATTCAAAAGTGGTAATTGGTGCTATGGACAAGGAATGTCCGCATTGTcatgctctgaaattcaaaaatgagcCAGCTGGGATGTGTTGCGCGTCAGGAAAAGTGCAAAACCATTGA